The following nucleotide sequence is from Psychroserpens sp. Hel_I_66.
AAAACAATGGAATTTAAAGTTGTGAAAATCAACCACGAATTCAAAAACATTGTTGTTTCTCACAAGGCGCTTATTGAAGCGGATATTGAAGAACAGAAAAAAGAAATCATTAGCCAATTAGAAAAAGGTCAAGTATTAGAAGGTATCGTTAAGAATATTACGTCTTACGGTGTATTTATTGATCTAGGTGGCGTTGACGGTTTAGTTCATATCACAGATTTATCTTGGTCTAGAATTAACCATCCAAATGAAATCGTAGAATTGGACCAAAAATTAAACGTTGTAATCTTAGACTTTGATGAAGATAAGTCAAGAATACAGTTAGGTCTTAAGCAATTGAGCAAGCACCCATGGGAAGCTTTAGGTGACAGTGTGAAAATTGGTGATAAAGTAAAAGGTAAGGTTGTAGTTATTGCAGATTACGGTGCTTTTGTTGAAGTAGAAGAAGGAGTAGAGGGATTAGTTCACGTAAGTGAAATGTCTTGGTCAACTCATTTACGTTCTGCAAATGACTTCGTAAATGTAGGTGATGAAATAGAAGCTGTTATCTTAACTCTAGATAGAGAAGATCGTAAAATGTCTCTTGGGATTAAGCAATTAACGCCAGACCCATGGACAGATATCACATCTAAATATCCTGTAGGTTCTAGACATAAAGGTATTGTACGTAACTTTACAAACTTTGGTGTTTTTGTTGAACTAGAAGAAGGTATTGATGGGTTAATCTATATTTCAGATCTATCTTGGACTAAGAAAATCAAACATCCAAGTGAGTTTACTAACGTAGGCGACACTTTAGAAGTTGTAGTATTAGAACTAGATGTTGAAGGACGTAAATTATCTTTAGGTCACAAACAAACAACAGAGAATCCTTGGGATAAGTATGAAACTGAGTTCGCTTTAGGAACAGTTCACACTGCTGAAATTGGAGAAATCGTTGATAAAGGAGCAACTATCGACTTTAACGAAGACATCGTGGCATTCGTACCATCACGT
It contains:
- the rpsA gene encoding 30S ribosomal protein S1: MSEKETKQAEVETTEATTATVETTETKTAEAPKQSEAQANPEKFLKEFNWHNYEEGIDPVDDKQLEEFEKLVSENFVDTLDDEVVEGTVIHLSDRDAIIDINAKSEGVISLNEFRYNPDLKVGDKVEVLIDVREDATGQLVLSHRKARVIKAWDRVNNAHDTGEIVNGFVKCRTKGGMIVDVFGIEAFLPGSQIDVKPIRDYDQYVNKTMEFKVVKINHEFKNIVVSHKALIEADIEEQKKEIISQLEKGQVLEGIVKNITSYGVFIDLGGVDGLVHITDLSWSRINHPNEIVELDQKLNVVILDFDEDKSRIQLGLKQLSKHPWEALGDSVKIGDKVKGKVVVIADYGAFVEVEEGVEGLVHVSEMSWSTHLRSANDFVNVGDEIEAVILTLDREDRKMSLGIKQLTPDPWTDITSKYPVGSRHKGIVRNFTNFGVFVELEEGIDGLIYISDLSWTKKIKHPSEFTNVGDTLEVVVLELDVEGRKLSLGHKQTTENPWDKYETEFALGTVHTAEIGEIVDKGATIDFNEDIVAFVPSRHLEKEDGSKLKKGESAEFKIIEFNKEFKRVVASHTAIFREEEIANVKAAVKKQEAQAAEAKPTLGDANDALQALKDKMDGKK